A single window of Microbispora hainanensis DNA harbors:
- a CDS encoding response regulator transcription factor, protein MIVDDDAMVRTGLRLILGGEPDLDIVGEAEDGLRAMDVIRDLRPDVVLLDVRMPNQDGLTTTELRRARPGPPRILVLTTFDADDMVLRALRLGADGFLLKDTPPPRMIEAVRAVAKGDPVLSPSVARQVIAAATGGSGPFLPTAREELSRLTERELEVAVEVAHGRSNAEIAARLYMSVATVKANITRIFAKLGTDNRVQAAMKVRDAGLL, encoded by the coding sequence GTGATAGTCGATGACGACGCGATGGTGCGGACCGGGCTGCGCCTGATCCTCGGCGGCGAACCCGACCTCGACATCGTCGGGGAGGCCGAGGACGGGCTGCGCGCGATGGACGTGATCCGCGACCTGCGTCCCGACGTGGTGCTGCTGGACGTCCGGATGCCCAACCAGGACGGGCTGACGACCACCGAGCTGCGGCGGGCCAGGCCCGGCCCGCCGCGGATCCTCGTGCTCACGACGTTCGACGCCGACGACATGGTGCTGCGGGCCCTGCGGCTCGGGGCCGACGGCTTCCTGCTGAAGGACACCCCGCCGCCCCGGATGATCGAGGCGGTCCGCGCCGTGGCGAAGGGCGATCCGGTGCTGTCGCCGAGCGTCGCCCGGCAGGTGATCGCCGCGGCGACCGGCGGATCCGGGCCGTTCCTCCCGACGGCGAGAGAGGAGCTGAGCCGGCTCACCGAGCGCGAGCTCGAAGTCGCGGTCGAGGTGGCCCACGGCAGGTCGAACGCCGAGATCGCCGCACGTCTCTACATGAGCGTCGCCACGGTGAAGGCGAACATCACCCGGATCTTCGCCAAGCTCGGCACCGACAACCGCGTCCAGGCGGCCATGAAGGTACGCGACGCCGGTCTCCTGTGA
- a CDS encoding sensor histidine kinase, producing MTDRSVRRAAMAAGTLLVLVIGTLVVEPRLRQLGVTGIVERFDAFRAVAALSFGVPGLFVVAQRPGSRVGWVMVAVGTSQGLGLALGAYGLLGINVGFNGGDGDSGLPGDDWAMWVSNSLWVPAYLLVPTIFLLIFPDGRLPSRRWWPALAAAYAGIGVNTLDWMLRPVTYEQVPGLFPQGYAGVLAGLTGVPDALMAVGMVCTIGAVLAAVASLVCRYRSAGEEVRRRLQWVLAAALLTVTLLGVALVVPWGPVIVTLAAVPLPVAVSVAVVAHRLWDLDLLLSRALAFGAVTVLLLGAYALVAATLGNAIGAGASALIVALAVHPLYLRASAAANRLVYGDREDPARALRRLGVRLSDAGAPGDLLERVAAEVGRVLRIHYVAVEEPDGIVASWGRFGGPDAAESRPGESDTTERVPLLYQGERVGTLVLGERLRPKDRALLAQLAPHVAVAVRAHRLGADLERSHGRLLAARQEERDRLLYELHDGLGPTLAALALQVDRGRRLVDTDPEGAKQVMEELSGRIRGTVENVRAIVNDLRPPPLDTLGLTGALAELGRGFAGDLQVEVEAPPDLPALPPPVELAAYRIAAEAMTNAVRHAMASRCTVSLRAGDAPGVLELRVDDDGVGVGAPVRHGFGLASMRRRSEELNGTFELLDQAGAGTHLVVRLPLAVR from the coding sequence ATGACGGACAGATCGGTCCGGCGCGCCGCAATGGCGGCGGGCACGCTGCTCGTCCTGGTCATCGGGACGCTGGTCGTCGAGCCCAGGCTGCGGCAGCTCGGTGTGACGGGGATCGTCGAACGGTTCGACGCCTTCCGCGCGGTCGCGGCGCTGTCGTTCGGCGTGCCCGGCCTGTTCGTGGTGGCGCAGCGGCCGGGCAGCCGGGTCGGCTGGGTGATGGTGGCCGTCGGGACGTCCCAGGGGCTCGGGCTCGCCCTCGGGGCGTACGGCCTGCTCGGCATCAACGTCGGTTTCAACGGCGGTGACGGCGACAGCGGCCTGCCGGGGGACGACTGGGCGATGTGGGTGTCCAACTCGCTGTGGGTCCCCGCCTACCTCCTCGTCCCGACGATCTTCCTGCTGATCTTCCCGGACGGCCGCCTGCCGTCCCGCCGCTGGTGGCCCGCGCTCGCCGCGGCGTACGCCGGTATCGGGGTGAACACGCTCGACTGGATGCTCCGTCCGGTGACCTACGAGCAGGTCCCCGGGCTGTTCCCCCAGGGGTACGCCGGTGTGCTGGCCGGGCTCACCGGGGTGCCGGACGCCCTCATGGCGGTGGGCATGGTGTGCACGATCGGCGCGGTGCTCGCCGCGGTCGCCTCACTCGTCTGTCGTTACCGGTCGGCGGGCGAGGAGGTGCGACGCCGCCTCCAATGGGTGCTGGCCGCCGCGCTGCTGACGGTGACCCTGCTCGGCGTCGCTCTGGTCGTGCCGTGGGGGCCGGTCATCGTGACGCTCGCCGCCGTTCCGCTGCCGGTGGCGGTGTCGGTCGCGGTCGTCGCGCACCGCCTGTGGGACCTCGATCTCCTGCTGTCGCGCGCGCTCGCGTTCGGCGCCGTCACCGTGCTCCTGCTCGGCGCGTACGCCCTGGTCGCGGCCACGCTCGGAAACGCGATCGGCGCCGGGGCGTCCGCGTTGATCGTGGCGCTCGCGGTACACCCTCTCTATCTGCGGGCGTCCGCCGCCGCGAACCGCCTCGTGTACGGCGATCGTGAGGACCCGGCGCGTGCGCTGCGCCGGCTCGGCGTGCGGCTCTCGGACGCGGGCGCGCCCGGTGACCTGCTGGAACGGGTGGCCGCGGAGGTCGGGCGGGTCCTGCGTATCCACTACGTGGCCGTCGAGGAGCCGGACGGAATCGTGGCCTCCTGGGGTCGCTTCGGCGGCCCCGACGCGGCGGAGAGCCGCCCTGGTGAGTCCGACACGACCGAGCGTGTTCCGCTTCTCTACCAGGGCGAGCGGGTCGGCACGCTGGTGCTGGGCGAACGGCTGCGCCCCAAGGACCGTGCGCTGCTGGCGCAGCTCGCGCCGCACGTCGCGGTGGCCGTACGGGCGCATCGCCTCGGGGCCGATCTCGAACGCTCGCATGGGCGCCTGCTGGCGGCCCGGCAGGAGGAGCGCGACCGGTTGCTCTACGAGCTCCACGACGGGCTCGGCCCGACCCTGGCGGCCCTCGCGCTGCAGGTGGACCGCGGCCGGCGCCTGGTCGACACCGATCCCGAGGGGGCCAAGCAGGTGATGGAGGAGCTGTCGGGCCGAATCCGCGGCACGGTCGAGAACGTCCGTGCGATCGTCAACGACCTGCGCCCGCCGCCCCTGGACACCCTGGGGCTCACGGGCGCGCTGGCCGAGCTCGGCCGGGGCTTCGCGGGTGACCTCCAGGTCGAGGTGGAGGCCCCGCCCGACCTGCCCGCTCTTCCGCCGCCGGTCGAGCTGGCCGCCTACCGGATCGCGGCCGAGGCCATGACGAACGCCGTACGGCACGCGATGGCGTCCCGGTGCACGGTGAGCCTGCGGGCGGGCGACGCGCCGGGCGTCCTGGAGCTGCGGGTCGACGACGACGGCGTTGGAGTGGGGGCTCCCGTCCGCCACGGGTTCGGCCTCGCCTCCATGCGGCGCCGGTCGGAGGAGCTCAACGGCACCTTCGAGCTGCTCGACCAGGCCGGGGCGGGCACGCACCTGGTCGTACGGCTTCCACTGGCGGTCCGATGA
- a CDS encoding FMN-binding negative transcriptional regulator gives MLIHPWDAGTDEEALAFVRANEFGHLIASGRDRDVPVVVPTQFLLADASTILLHLARPNPIWPAIEENPAVVMAVAGDWAYVEGAWKALPDAGEDPRLGVPTTYYAAVQLVCHAEIVDDPDGKLGILRAQLAHLDHDLADPAEHHRRLPGIRGLRLTVQKINGKFKFGGNVDEAHRRYVAERLAERGGPGDRAARDHLLRRLGREHHP, from the coding sequence GTGTTGATCCACCCCTGGGACGCCGGCACGGACGAGGAGGCGCTGGCCTTCGTCCGCGCGAACGAGTTCGGCCATCTCATCGCGTCCGGACGTGACCGCGACGTGCCTGTGGTCGTGCCGACGCAGTTCCTCCTCGCCGACGCGTCCACGATCCTGCTGCACCTCGCCCGGCCGAACCCCATCTGGCCGGCGATCGAGGAGAACCCCGCCGTGGTCATGGCCGTGGCCGGTGACTGGGCGTACGTCGAGGGAGCGTGGAAGGCGCTGCCCGACGCCGGTGAGGACCCCCGGCTCGGCGTCCCCACGACCTACTACGCGGCCGTCCAGCTGGTCTGCCACGCGGAGATCGTCGACGACCCGGACGGCAAGCTCGGCATCCTGCGTGCCCAGCTCGCCCACCTGGACCACGACCTCGCCGATCCCGCCGAGCATCACCGGCGCCTGCCGGGCATCCGCGGGCTCCGGCTGACCGTCCAGAAGATCAACGGCAAGTTCAAGTTCGGCGGGAACGTGGACGAGGCCCACCGCAGGTACGTCGCGGAACGCCTCGCGGAGCGGGGCGGCCCCGGCGACCGCGCCGCCCGCGACCACCTCCTGCGCCGCCTCGGCCGCGAACACCACCCCTGA
- a CDS encoding aldo/keto reductase translates to MPLDSLDGLTVPDPSVRRPFGRTGLAVTPICVGTSPLANMPGLYGYEVGEQRARATVEAVFDGPFNFLDTSNNYGNGSAERRIGAVVRDRGGVPDGFVLATKVDADPDTGDFSGERVRRSAEESLERLGVDNVPLLYLHDPEYHITFEEAMSPGGAVEALVALRDAGVADHIGIAAGPIGLLRDFVATGVFDAVISHNRWTLVNREADPLLDDAFERGVAFVNGAPYGGGMLVKGPDAQPRYCYRETAEAVRESVRAMQRTCDEHGVPLAAAALQFSLRDPRVASTIVGLSEPERMEETLRLATTPIPPGLWNELDRHLPSPPAWLD, encoded by the coding sequence ATGCCCCTCGACTCGCTCGACGGCCTGACGGTCCCCGACCCGTCGGTGCGCCGGCCGTTCGGGCGCACCGGCCTGGCGGTGACGCCGATCTGCGTCGGCACCAGCCCTCTGGCGAACATGCCGGGACTGTACGGATACGAGGTCGGCGAGCAGCGTGCGCGGGCCACGGTGGAAGCCGTGTTCGACGGGCCGTTCAACTTCCTCGACACCTCGAACAACTACGGCAACGGCAGCGCGGAGCGGCGCATCGGCGCCGTGGTCCGCGACCGCGGCGGCGTCCCCGACGGGTTCGTCCTGGCCACCAAGGTCGACGCGGACCCCGACACCGGTGACTTCTCCGGCGAGCGCGTCCGCCGTTCGGCCGAGGAGAGCCTCGAACGGCTCGGCGTCGACAACGTGCCGCTGCTCTATCTGCACGACCCCGAATACCACATCACGTTCGAGGAGGCCATGAGCCCCGGCGGGGCGGTGGAGGCGCTGGTGGCGCTGCGCGACGCCGGCGTCGCCGACCACATCGGCATCGCGGCAGGCCCGATCGGACTGTTGCGCGACTTCGTCGCGACCGGCGTGTTCGACGCCGTGATCAGCCACAACCGCTGGACGCTGGTGAACCGCGAGGCCGATCCGCTGCTCGACGACGCCTTCGAACGCGGGGTCGCCTTCGTCAACGGCGCGCCGTACGGCGGCGGGATGCTGGTCAAGGGGCCCGACGCCCAGCCCCGCTACTGCTATCGGGAGACCGCCGAGGCCGTCCGGGAGTCGGTCCGCGCCATGCAACGGACGTGCGACGAGCACGGCGTGCCGCTCGCCGCCGCCGCGCTGCAGTTCTCGCTGCGCGACCCCAGGGTGGCGTCCACCATCGTCGGCCTCTCGGAACCCGAGCGGATGGAGGAGACGCTGCGCCTCGCCACCACCCCGATCCCGCCCGGCCTGTGGAACGAGCTCGACCGGCACCTGCCCTCTCCCCCCGCCTGGCTCGACTGA
- a CDS encoding alpha/beta hydrolase, which yields MNGMLRTNGAAIYYEVHGTGPMLLISQSGEGDAGRTADLVRHLAGDHSVITYDRRGLSRSSLDDPGRGATMADHVDDVHRLLSAVTDRPVHMLGCSFGAAIGLHLAVEHPERLATLIAHEPVVPSLLPVATERVRHVRELEELQDLYRERGLADTVVKIAEVLGIDPVAQDTEPGLTPLALDDRRRAGFDFFIRNDFTAIARDTLDVAALRDTPVRVIPAFGRTTPRHVFDYRCARELAALLGVEAKEFPGGHNGNTTHPRAYAARIRELLPG from the coding sequence ATGAACGGCATGCTCCGCACGAACGGCGCCGCCATCTACTACGAAGTGCACGGCACCGGACCCATGCTCCTCATCTCGCAGAGCGGGGAGGGCGACGCGGGCCGCACCGCCGACCTGGTCCGCCACCTCGCCGGAGACCACAGCGTCATCACCTACGACCGGCGCGGCCTGTCGCGCAGCAGCCTCGACGACCCCGGCCGCGGCGCGACCATGGCCGACCACGTGGACGACGTCCACCGCCTGCTCTCCGCCGTGACCGACCGGCCGGTGCACATGCTCGGCTGCAGCTTCGGCGCGGCCATCGGGCTGCACCTGGCCGTCGAGCATCCCGAACGGCTCGCCACCCTGATCGCGCACGAGCCGGTGGTCCCCTCGCTCCTCCCCGTCGCCACCGAACGCGTCCGTCACGTACGCGAGCTGGAGGAGCTGCAGGACCTCTACCGTGAGCGCGGGCTCGCCGACACGGTCGTAAAGATCGCCGAGGTGCTGGGCATCGACCCCGTCGCCCAGGACACCGAGCCCGGGCTGACCCCGCTTGCGCTGGACGACCGGCGGCGGGCCGGCTTCGACTTCTTCATCCGCAACGACTTCACCGCGATCGCCCGCGACACGCTGGACGTCGCCGCGCTCAGGGACACGCCGGTCCGCGTCATCCCGGCCTTCGGCCGCACCACGCCCCGGCACGTCTTCGACTACCGGTGCGCGCGGGAGCTCGCCGCGCTCCTCGGGGTCGAGGCGAAGGAATTTCCCGGCGGGCACAACGGCAACACCACACACCCCCGTGCGTACGCCGCGCGCATCCGCGAGCTGCTGCCCGGTTGA
- a CDS encoding MFS transporter, translating into MTTPPSASPVRMSRAAVAALGLLAISVGSLESVVSPTLPLLQRELNMSPAQGALLNIMILITGALITPIAGTLGDRYGGKRMLIRLMAVVSVGGLTSALAPNLPVLLVGQLLQGVMLGSLPLTFIVVRKNLPTGAAKAAIGLVSGMFVGGSMVGLLAAGPVAESLSRHWMFALPTFAIIVFTLLVGKLMPGDEPSGSHGSGIDWPGLLLLSGTLATLILVLVLAPQAGSAPVVFGALVVVLVAFAAGWVAVERRAVAPMIDLRMLARPMVWKSCVVTFVICLGTANGAYLVPQLLDVSGDGYGFGASPTTIGLVLLPGAVAATLAGPIGGIGERRFGPRTMTIISTVMMAFALLGLSAVHGEIWHIVVGKALIALANGLCVTAMMTGVASYVDEGDTGIATSVLLVTRALGSAVGAMLGGALLTANTVAGSGVPAESGFVTGFVIAGITAALCLLVVRTMHEGVKA; encoded by the coding sequence ATGACCACACCCCCCTCCGCCTCGCCGGTCCGCATGAGCAGGGCCGCCGTGGCGGCCCTTGGACTGCTGGCCATCTCCGTCGGCTCACTGGAGTCGGTCGTGTCGCCGACGCTGCCGCTCCTGCAACGCGAGCTGAACATGAGCCCGGCCCAAGGGGCGCTGCTCAACATCATGATCCTCATCACGGGTGCGCTCATCACTCCGATCGCCGGCACGTTGGGCGACCGCTACGGCGGCAAGCGGATGCTGATCCGGCTCATGGCCGTGGTCTCGGTGGGAGGCCTGACCTCCGCGCTCGCGCCCAACCTGCCGGTGCTGCTGGTCGGTCAGCTCCTGCAGGGGGTGATGCTGGGCTCGTTGCCCCTGACGTTCATCGTGGTCCGCAAGAACCTGCCGACGGGCGCGGCCAAGGCCGCCATCGGGCTGGTCAGCGGGATGTTCGTGGGCGGCTCGATGGTAGGGCTGCTGGCCGCCGGCCCCGTGGCCGAGTCGCTCTCCCGGCACTGGATGTTCGCGTTGCCGACCTTCGCGATCATCGTATTCACCCTGCTGGTCGGCAAGCTGATGCCCGGCGACGAGCCAAGCGGCTCGCACGGCTCGGGCATCGACTGGCCCGGCCTGCTGCTGCTGAGCGGCACTCTCGCCACCCTCATCCTCGTGCTGGTGCTGGCGCCCCAGGCGGGCTCGGCGCCGGTCGTCTTCGGTGCGCTCGTCGTCGTGCTGGTCGCCTTCGCGGCCGGGTGGGTCGCCGTGGAACGCCGCGCCGTCGCGCCCATGATCGACCTGCGGATGCTGGCACGCCCCATGGTCTGGAAGTCGTGCGTGGTGACGTTCGTGATCTGCCTCGGCACCGCGAACGGGGCCTACCTCGTGCCGCAGCTGCTCGACGTGTCCGGCGACGGTTACGGCTTCGGGGCGTCTCCCACCACCATCGGCCTCGTCCTCCTGCCCGGCGCGGTGGCCGCGACGCTGGCCGGGCCGATCGGCGGGATCGGGGAGCGGCGCTTCGGCCCGCGCACAATGACCATCATCTCGACCGTCATGATGGCTTTCGCCCTGCTCGGCCTGAGCGCCGTGCACGGCGAGATCTGGCACATCGTGGTCGGCAAGGCACTGATCGCGCTCGCCAACGGGCTGTGTGTCACGGCCATGATGACCGGCGTCGCCTCCTATGTCGACGAAGGCGACACCGGCATCGCTACCAGCGTGCTCCTGGTGACCCGCGCCCTGGGCTCGGCCGTCGGCGCCATGCTCGGCGGCGCGCTCCTCACCGCCAATACCGTCGCCGGCTCCGGCGTACCGGCCGAGTCCGGCTTCGTCACCGGCTTCGTCATCGCAGGCATAACCGCGGCGCTGTGCCTGCTCGTCGTCCGTACCATGCACGAAGGAGTCAAGGCATGA
- a CDS encoding NAD-dependent epimerase/dehydratase family protein — protein sequence MKVLYIGGTGTISSACVAESVRRGLDVHVLNRGQTARRRPLPEGVTSLTADVRDHDALRRMLAGSAYDCVVDFLGFTAGDAAAMVDLLDGHTAQYVYISSASIYHKPVRRAPITESTTRRNPYLAYARDKIAAEDVLRRAYDERDFPVTIVRPSHTYDDAHPPLPGDWTAWDRVARGDEIVVPGGGTNLWTLTHADDFAVGLVGLIGAWQAIGEDFHITSDEALTWNEIYEVIGRTVATPARLLHLPAEFLPRIAPEWFWSDLIMGDLQHTAVFDTTKIRRFVPSFRPVVTWPEGARRLHAWRSAHAEETRPDAATDAVLARLAEGHRLASAAVARLAPGQGDGS from the coding sequence GTGAAGGTCCTCTACATCGGTGGCACCGGAACGATCAGCTCGGCCTGTGTGGCCGAGTCGGTGCGCCGGGGCCTTGACGTCCACGTGCTCAACCGGGGCCAGACCGCCCGGCGCCGTCCCCTGCCCGAGGGCGTCACCTCGCTCACCGCCGACGTGCGGGACCACGACGCGTTGCGCCGCATGCTGGCCGGGAGCGCGTACGACTGCGTCGTCGACTTCCTCGGCTTCACGGCCGGGGACGCGGCGGCGATGGTGGACCTGCTCGACGGCCATACCGCCCAGTACGTCTACATCAGCAGCGCGTCCATCTACCACAAGCCGGTGCGGCGGGCGCCGATCACCGAGTCGACCACCCGGCGCAACCCCTACCTCGCGTACGCCCGCGACAAGATCGCGGCCGAGGACGTCCTGCGCCGCGCCTACGACGAGCGCGACTTCCCCGTGACGATCGTCCGCCCCTCGCACACCTACGACGACGCGCACCCGCCGCTGCCCGGCGACTGGACGGCGTGGGACCGGGTCGCCCGCGGCGACGAGATCGTGGTGCCCGGCGGCGGCACCAACCTGTGGACCCTCACACACGCCGACGACTTCGCCGTCGGCCTCGTCGGTCTGATCGGCGCCTGGCAGGCGATCGGTGAGGACTTCCACATCACCTCCGACGAGGCGCTGACCTGGAACGAGATCTACGAGGTCATCGGGCGGACGGTCGCTACGCCGGCCCGGCTGCTCCACCTGCCCGCCGAGTTCCTGCCGCGGATCGCGCCCGAATGGTTCTGGTCCGACCTGATCATGGGCGACCTCCAGCACACCGCCGTGTTCGACACCACGAAGATCAGGCGGTTCGTCCCGTCGTTCCGGCCGGTCGTCACCTGGCCGGAGGGGGCGCGGCGGCTGCACGCCTGGCGGTCCGCCCACGCGGAGGAGACCCGGCCCGACGCCGCGACCGACGCGGTGCTGGCCCGGCTGGCGGAAGGACACCGGCTCGCCTCGGCGGCCGTGGCCCGGCTGGCGCCCGGTCAGGGCGACGGCTCGTGA
- a CDS encoding winged helix DNA-binding domain-containing protein — protein sequence MAAETTWAQVLAWRLRRQFVEPAGGADAVAIARRLCGVQAQVASSAALAVAVRHASPRPGEIEDALWRDRTLVKTWTMRGTLHILPADEFPAYRAALGALRFWERASWQRGHGVSAREIAALLDAVPQALSGRSLTREELVEAVIEVTGDAHLREALTSGWGALLKPLSFLGELCHGPPRDRRVTFTSPADWLPGGREEALSPEEGGVRVLRAFLGAHGPATPQMFDAWLFRGLTPKAVLRGWFGELEGELAQVEVEGMPAVLPAELLDDLLACPPSEGVHLLPGFDQFILGAPRDLEPLLPKSVRPKVSRAAGWISPVVIHRGRVAGVWEAKEGRPVVELFEPVPEHPLAAETDRVAMLLDGL from the coding sequence GTGGCTGCTGAGACGACCTGGGCGCAGGTGCTCGCCTGGAGGCTGAGACGGCAGTTCGTCGAGCCCGCGGGCGGCGCGGACGCGGTGGCGATCGCCCGGCGGCTGTGCGGGGTGCAGGCGCAGGTCGCCTCGTCGGCGGCGCTGGCCGTGGCCGTACGGCACGCGAGCCCGCGTCCGGGAGAGATCGAGGACGCCCTGTGGCGGGACCGCACGCTGGTCAAGACCTGGACGATGCGAGGCACGCTCCATATCCTCCCCGCCGATGAATTCCCCGCCTACCGCGCCGCCCTCGGGGCGCTCCGGTTCTGGGAGAGAGCCTCCTGGCAGCGTGGCCACGGGGTGTCCGCGCGGGAGATCGCGGCTCTCCTGGACGCCGTTCCGCAGGCGTTGTCCGGCCGGTCGCTGACCCGCGAGGAACTGGTCGAGGCGGTCATCGAGGTGACCGGGGACGCCCATCTGCGCGAGGCCCTCACGTCCGGCTGGGGCGCGCTGCTCAAGCCGCTCAGCTTCCTGGGCGAGCTGTGTCACGGCCCGCCGCGCGACCGCAGGGTCACCTTCACCAGCCCGGCCGACTGGCTACCGGGCGGCCGGGAGGAGGCGCTCTCGCCGGAGGAAGGGGGAGTGCGGGTGCTCCGCGCGTTCCTCGGCGCCCACGGCCCGGCCACACCCCAAATGTTCGACGCGTGGCTGTTCCGCGGCCTCACGCCCAAGGCCGTGCTGCGGGGCTGGTTCGGGGAGCTGGAGGGCGAGCTCGCCCAGGTCGAGGTGGAGGGCATGCCCGCCGTGCTGCCGGCGGAGCTGCTCGACGACCTGCTGGCCTGCCCGCCGTCCGAGGGCGTGCATCTGCTACCCGGCTTCGACCAGTTCATCCTGGGCGCGCCGCGCGACCTGGAGCCGCTCCTGCCGAAGTCCGTACGGCCCAAGGTGAGCCGGGCTGCGGGGTGGATCTCGCCTGTGGTGATCCACCGGGGCCGGGTGGCGGGCGTGTGGGAGGCCAAGGAGGGGCGGCCGGTAGTCGAGCTCTTCGAACCGGTGCCGGAGCATCCTCTGGCCGCGGAGACCGACCGCGTCGCGATGCTTCTCGACGGGCTGTAG
- a CDS encoding FAD-dependent monooxygenase — translation MTLTDQPNHGRVTPARTVLVSGASIAGPTVAYWLNRYGYEVTVVERAPAPRSGGYPIDIRGTALGVVERMGLLPRLREAHIEMERMTFYEGEGDVVATLRPQSVTGGVAGRDLEVRRGDLTDALYGSVRDDVEFLFNDSIVSLDQSGHGVDVTFKGGGSRTFDLVIAADGMHSHTRELVFGPEEPFHRYLGYSFGILSMPNLLGLKNEVAMWNDPGRAAAFYATGDEVNALLTFAYPETPFHAFGNLQAQRDLISEIFAGVGWVVPDMLAALREADDLFFDAVAQIRAPRWSSGRVALVGDSAFAPSFLTGQGTSLALVGAYMLAASLAHGDYVEGFAAYERDTRGFVTANQDLVGEGRITLMPTTAEDLRRRDERLRNLSEMPPSEGNPVHSALVLPEPPVVERPSR, via the coding sequence ATGACCCTCACCGACCAGCCGAACCACGGCCGTGTCACGCCCGCGCGCACCGTCCTGGTCTCCGGAGCCAGCATCGCGGGTCCTACCGTGGCGTACTGGCTCAACCGCTACGGCTACGAGGTCACCGTCGTCGAGAGGGCGCCCGCGCCGCGCAGCGGCGGCTACCCCATCGACATCCGCGGCACCGCCTTGGGCGTCGTCGAGCGCATGGGCCTGCTGCCCCGGCTGCGGGAGGCGCACATCGAGATGGAGCGGATGACCTTCTACGAGGGAGAAGGCGACGTGGTGGCGACCCTGCGCCCGCAGAGCGTCACCGGCGGCGTCGCGGGGCGGGACCTGGAGGTGCGGCGCGGCGACCTGACCGATGCGCTGTACGGGTCGGTCCGTGACGACGTGGAGTTCCTGTTCAACGACTCCATCGTCAGCCTGGACCAGTCCGGCCACGGGGTCGACGTCACCTTCAAGGGGGGCGGCAGCCGCACCTTCGACCTGGTGATCGCCGCGGACGGCATGCACTCGCACACCCGGGAGCTGGTGTTCGGACCGGAGGAGCCGTTCCACCGCTACCTCGGCTACTCCTTCGGCATCCTCTCCATGCCCAACCTCCTCGGTCTCAAGAACGAGGTCGCGATGTGGAACGACCCGGGCAGGGCCGCGGCCTTCTACGCGACCGGTGACGAGGTGAACGCCCTCCTGACCTTCGCCTATCCCGAGACGCCGTTCCACGCCTTCGGCAACCTGCAGGCCCAGCGCGATCTGATCAGCGAGATCTTCGCCGGTGTCGGCTGGGTGGTGCCGGACATGCTGGCCGCGCTGCGGGAGGCGGACGACCTGTTCTTCGACGCGGTCGCCCAGATCCGCGCGCCCCGCTGGTCCAGTGGCCGTGTCGCGCTGGTCGGCGACTCCGCGTTCGCGCCGTCGTTCCTCACCGGGCAGGGCACCAGCCTCGCCCTCGTCGGCGCCTACATGCTCGCGGCCTCCCTCGCGCATGGGGACTACGTGGAGGGCTTCGCCGCCTACGAGCGCGACACCCGTGGTTTCGTCACCGCGAACCAGGACCTGGTCGGTGAGGGCCGCATCACCCTCATGCCGACCACCGCCGAGGACCTGAGGCGGCGCGACGAGAGGCTGCGCAATCTCAGCGAGATGCCGCCCTCGGAGGGGAATCCGGTCCATTCGGCGCTCGTCCTGCCCGAACCCCCGGTCGTGGAACGGCCGTCGCGGTAG
- a CDS encoding response regulator has protein sequence MIRVMVVEDHPVFAEGLVALFRDLPEVEVAGVASTGEAAVELVDQVAPDVVLMDLHLPGMSGIEATSRITARHPGVAVLALTMLSDDASILAAVRAGARGYLLKEATPADIVRSLEAVASGQVVFGAATGNRVLAALTAPAVRPRPVPELTERELEVLDLVAAGLTNHAIARRLYLSEKTVRNHVSNIFAKLGVSDRAAAVARARDAGLGER, from the coding sequence ATGATCCGCGTCATGGTGGTGGAGGACCACCCGGTGTTCGCCGAAGGGCTGGTCGCGCTCTTCCGCGACCTGCCCGAGGTGGAGGTCGCGGGAGTGGCGAGCACCGGCGAGGCGGCCGTCGAGCTGGTGGACCAGGTCGCTCCCGATGTCGTCCTGATGGACCTGCACCTGCCGGGTATGAGCGGGATCGAGGCGACCTCCCGCATCACCGCCCGGCATCCCGGCGTGGCCGTGCTGGCCCTGACCATGCTTTCCGACGACGCGTCGATCCTCGCCGCCGTACGGGCCGGCGCCCGCGGCTACCTGCTCAAGGAGGCGACGCCCGCGGACATCGTGCGCTCGCTGGAAGCGGTGGCTTCGGGCCAGGTCGTGTTCGGCGCGGCGACCGGAAACCGGGTGCTGGCCGCTCTCACCGCGCCGGCCGTACGGCCCCGGCCGGTGCCCGAGCTGACGGAACGCGAACTGGAGGTCCTCGACCTCGTCGCCGCCGGTCTCACCAACCACGCCATCGCGCGGCGCCTCTATTTGAGTGAGAAGACTGTGCGCAACCACGTGTCGAACATCTTCGCCAAGCTCGGCGTCTCCGACCGCGCCGCGGCGGTGGCGCGCGCCAGGGACGCCGGCCTCGGCGAGCGGTAG